Proteins co-encoded in one Pseudopipra pipra isolate bDixPip1 chromosome 12, bDixPip1.hap1, whole genome shotgun sequence genomic window:
- the ADAL gene encoding adenosine deaminase-like protein, whose translation MALNIRTVFVVISPGSRCIWREGAERPLPRGAPSRGSCRGAPSRGSRRGRARCQGGAAVTPHVPPSAGTGAAMAAERDRDRDRELLFYRRLPKAELHAHLNGCISSATMKKLMAQKPNLQIQNGMTVIDKGKKRTLEECFQMFQIIYQVTTRTEDILLITKDVIKEFADDGVKYLELRSTPREVKSTGMTRRMYVETVLEGIKQCQEEGLDIDVRLLIAINRRDGPAVAKEIVKLAEEFLLSSDGVVVGLDFSGDPTAGHGQDFLEPLSEAKKAGLKLALHLSEIPNKEEETKILLGLPPDRIGHGTFLNSTAAGSEELVSIVRQNRIPIELCMTSNIKSQTVPSCDKHHFGYWYSMGHPAVLCTDDKGVFATELSQEYELVAKTFNLTRSQMWDLSYESINYIFASNAVKSKLREQWCKLKPALFD comes from the exons ATGGCATTAAATATACGGACGGTGTTTGTCGTGATCTCACCTGGCTCCCGCTGCATTTGGCGGGAGGGGGCGGAGCGGCCGCTGCCCCGGGGAGCTCCGTCCCGCGGGTCCTGCCGGGGAGCTCCGTCCCGCGGGTcccggcgggggcgggcccggTGCCAGGGCGGTGCCGCCGTGACCCCGCATGTCCCGCCCTCCGCCGGCACAGGCGCGGCCATGGCGGCAGagcgggaccgggaccgggaccgggagcTGCTCTTCTACCGGCGGCTGCCCAAAGCG gaacTGCATGCTCATTTGAACGGCTGTATCAGTTCTGCCACCATGAAGAAGCTCATGGCCCAGAAGCCAAACCTTCAGATCCAGAATGGAATGACTGTGATtgacaaaggaaagaaaagaacctTAGAGGA atgCTTTCAGATGTTTCAGATCATCTATCAGGTTACCACTAGGACTGAAGATATTTTACTG ATAACTAAAGATGTCATTAAagaatttgctgatgatggtGTCAAGTATCTGGAACTGAGGAGCACTCCAAGAGAAGTAAAGTCCACAG GTATGACCAGAAGGATGTATGTTGAAACTGTACTTGAGGGTATAAAGCAGTGTCAAGAGGAAGGCTTGGATATAGATGTAAG GTTGTTAATAGCAATAAACAGAAGAGATGGCCCAGCAGTTGCTAAGGAGATTGTTAAGCTTGCTGAAGAGTTCCTGCTTTCCAGTGATGGGGTTGTAGTAGGACTTGACTTCAGTGGTGATCCCACT GCAGGACACGGTCAGGATTTTTTGGAGCCACtctcagaagcaaaaaaagcagGTCTAAAGCTGGCATTGCATCTTTCTGAG ATTCCTAATAAAGAAGAGGAGACCAAAATTCTCCTGGGCCTGCCTCCTGACAGAATTGGACATGGAACATTTCTCAACTCCACAGCAGCAGGTTCAGAAGAGTTAGTGTCAATTGTTCGACAGAACCGGATACCAATTg aaCTCTGCATGACATCAAACATAAAATCTCAGACGGTGCCTTCCTGTGACAAACACCATTTTGGATACTGGTACAGCATGGGCCatcctgcagtgctctgt ACTGATGATAAAGGCGTCTTTGCAACCGAACTATCACAAGAGTATGAGCTGGTtgcaaaaacatttaatttgaCTCGATCACAGATGTGGGATCTTTCCTATGAGTCAATCAACTATATTTTTGCTTCAAATGCAGTGAAATCCAAGCTCAGGGAACAATGGTGCAAACTGAAGCCAGCTCTGTTTGATTAA
- the TM2D3 gene encoding TM2 domain-containing protein 3 has protein sequence MAALWVLRALRGLCGAALFLSQLSVLSGRAGSLMTTKLSQPQSTLAKSLTSTSTNTPYFKAAESTEIPPYMIKCPSNGLCSRLPPDCMTCNTNHSCIYGKLATFDCKVKPHVHCVDENNHEQENFTINMTCQFCWQLATSDYVCTNSTNCMTVSCPRQRYNATCTVRDHIHCLGNRVFPKMLYCNWTGGYKWSTALALSITLGGFGADRFYLGQWREGLGKLFSFGGLGIWTLIDVLLIGVGYVGPADGSLYI, from the exons ATGGCGGCGCTGTGGGTGCTGCGCGCCCTGCGCGGTCTCTGCGGGGCCGCGCTGTTCCTGTCCCAGCTCTCCGTCCTCTCCGGCCGCG cgGGATCTTTGATGACAACAAAGCTTTCACAGCCACAGTCTACACTGGCAAAAAGCCTAACCTCAACAAGTACAAATACTCCCTATTTTAAAGCAGCAG aaagcacagaaattcCACCTTACATGATTAAATGTCCCAGCAACGGGCTTTGCAGTAGATTGCCACCAGACTGCATGACATGCAACACAAACCACTCCTGTATATATGGGAAGCTGGCCACTTTTGATTGCAAGGTCAAGCCACATGTTCATTGTGTT GATGAGAATAACCACGAGCAGGAGAACTTCACGATTAACATGACGTGCCAGTTTTGCTGGCAGCTTGCCACAAGTGACTATGTCTGCACCAACTCCACCAACTGCATGACAGTTTCCTGCCCACGCCAGCGATACAATGCCACTTGTACAGTCCGGGATCACATTCATTGTCTGG GTAACCGTGTCTTTCCTAAGATGCTCTATTGCAATTGGACTGGAGGTTATAAGTGGTCTACTGCCTTGGCACTAAG caTCACCCTTGGTGGATTTGGTGCCGATCGTTTCTATTTGGGCCAGTGGCGGGAAGGTCTGGGGAAACTCTTCAGCTTTGGAGGACTTGGAATATGGACACTGATCGATGTGCTGCTCATAGGTGTTGGCTATGTGGGACCTGCAGATGGTTCTCTTTATATTTAA